In Humulus lupulus chromosome 7, drHumLupu1.1, whole genome shotgun sequence, the following are encoded in one genomic region:
- the LOC133790924 gene encoding iron-sulfur assembly protein IscA-like 2, mitochondrial, protein MAPRSLILHRLNSYFSAQIQRNHRLLSSASSSALHEAPSSSSSPSTSTSTSPDAVHMTENCVQRMKELHSSEASSGEKMLRLSVENGGCSGFQYVFDLDEKTNPDDRVFEKEGVKLIVDNISYDFVKGATVDYVEELIRSAFVVSTNPSAVGGCSCKSSFMVKQ, encoded by the exons ATGGCGCCGAGATCGTTGATTCTTCATCGCTTGAATTCTTACTTCTCAGCTCAAATCCAAAGGAACCATAGACTTCTTAGCTCTGCTTCTTCTTCTGCTCTTCACGAAGccccttcttcttcatcatctccaTCTACATCCACATCTACGTCTCCCGATGCCGTTCACATGACTGAAAATTGTGTTCAA CGAATGAAAGAACTACATTCTAGTGAAGCATCATCAGGGGAGAAAATGCTTCGCTTGAGTGTAGAAAATGGTGGCTGTTCTGGCTTCCAATATGTTTTTGATCTCGATGAGAAAACCAACCCAGATGACAG GGTCTTTGAGAAGGAAGGAGTCAAATTGATTGTGGACAATATTTCATATGATTTTGTAAAAGGGGCAACCGTTGATTATGTTGAGGAACTTATTCGTTCTGCCTTTGTG GTATCTACAAATCCAAGTGCAGTAGGCGGCTGCAGTTGTAAAAGCTCATTTATGGTGAAACAATAG